A region of Bradyrhizobium sp. SZCCHNS1050 DNA encodes the following proteins:
- a CDS encoding carbohydrate porin: MIRSNCTREVIAAGAMIAALAAPAAAADLPVKARMAQTVFDWTGLYVGVHAGYTRDHGRATLTDPSGTVSTGSPFSGLTGGVQAGYNWVTRSGLLLGLEGDFSFPNYLTSNHTVAMLGTPGSNVSELWDYVATARGRVGYIRGDWLVYATGGLAWTGGRFINTNAAGDTEKLLTTRLGWAAGAGIERSFAPHWSWRLEYLYSHFENGGVRFSNGASYNSQLDFQTLRVGLNRKLDFASGPDLKLKSDPSDPESDRWEIHGQATVIGQGYPAFRAAYTGANSLTPARQFQETWSNSLYINARLWDGGEVYYNPELLQGFGLSNTVGLGGFPNGEAQKSDFPYPHYNTSRLFLRQTFGFGGEQEQLGSGQLQLSGKQDISRLTVQIGKFPVLDVFDGNAYAKDARKDFMNWSIWAPGAFDYAADKLGLTYGATAELNQRNWALRAGYFLVDATSNSNNFDTNVFRRGSYVVELETRYQLFSQPGHLRTIGFFNNTFSGSYRETLDNPALNADITQTRRGRPKYGYVVSFDQALSDELGLFGRWSWNDGKTEIMAFTDIDNSLSFGTSIKGTRWGRPDDTIGLAGVTNGLSRDHRAFLAAGGLGPLIGDGALNYRRENIIEAYYAYSINKYLTFTADYQFVNNPAYNADRGPVSIFSGRLHGDF; this comes from the coding sequence ATGATCCGTTCGAACTGCACCCGGGAAGTGATCGCGGCCGGCGCCATGATCGCCGCGCTCGCTGCCCCCGCCGCTGCCGCCGACCTGCCGGTCAAGGCCCGGATGGCGCAAACGGTGTTCGACTGGACCGGCCTCTATGTCGGCGTCCATGCCGGCTATACACGTGACCACGGCCGGGCGACCCTGACGGACCCGAGCGGCACGGTCAGCACCGGCAGCCCGTTCAGCGGTCTCACCGGCGGCGTTCAGGCCGGCTACAACTGGGTCACCCGCTCCGGGCTGTTGCTCGGGCTCGAGGGTGATTTCAGCTTTCCGAACTATCTCACCTCCAACCACACCGTCGCGATGCTCGGCACGCCCGGCTCGAACGTCTCGGAGCTGTGGGACTATGTCGCCACCGCCCGCGGCCGCGTCGGCTACATCAGGGGCGACTGGCTGGTCTATGCCACCGGCGGCCTTGCCTGGACCGGCGGCCGCTTCATCAACACCAATGCAGCCGGCGACACCGAGAAACTGCTGACGACGCGGCTCGGCTGGGCCGCCGGCGCCGGCATCGAACGCAGCTTTGCGCCGCATTGGAGCTGGCGCCTCGAATATCTCTACAGCCATTTCGAGAACGGTGGCGTCCGCTTCTCCAACGGAGCCAGCTACAATTCGCAACTCGACTTCCAGACCCTGCGGGTCGGGCTCAACCGGAAGCTCGACTTCGCCAGCGGTCCCGACCTGAAGCTCAAGAGCGATCCGTCCGATCCCGAATCCGACCGCTGGGAGATCCACGGCCAGGCGACCGTGATCGGCCAGGGCTATCCGGCGTTCCGCGCCGCCTACACCGGCGCCAACAGCCTGACACCCGCGCGCCAATTCCAGGAGACCTGGAGCAACAGCCTGTACATCAACGCGCGGCTGTGGGACGGCGGCGAGGTCTACTACAATCCCGAGCTGCTGCAGGGCTTCGGCCTCAGCAACACCGTCGGACTCGGCGGCTTCCCCAATGGCGAAGCGCAGAAGTCCGACTTCCCCTATCCGCACTACAACACCTCGCGGCTGTTCCTGCGCCAGACCTTCGGCTTCGGCGGCGAGCAGGAGCAGCTCGGCAGCGGCCAGCTGCAGCTCTCCGGCAAGCAGGACATCTCGCGTCTCACGGTGCAGATCGGCAAATTTCCGGTGCTCGACGTGTTCGACGGCAACGCCTACGCCAAGGATGCGCGCAAGGACTTCATGAACTGGTCGATCTGGGCGCCCGGTGCCTTCGACTACGCCGCCGACAAGCTCGGCCTGACCTATGGCGCCACCGCCGAGCTGAACCAGAGGAACTGGGCGCTGCGCGCCGGCTATTTCCTGGTCGACGCCACCTCGAACTCCAACAATTTCGACACGAACGTGTTCAGGCGCGGCAGCTATGTCGTCGAGCTGGAGACGCGCTATCAGCTGTTCTCGCAGCCGGGCCACCTGCGCACCATCGGCTTCTTCAACAACACCTTCTCCGGCAGCTACCGCGAGACGCTGGACAATCCCGCGCTCAATGCCGACATCACCCAGACCCGCCGCGGCCGCCCCAAATACGGCTACGTCGTCTCTTTCGACCAGGCGCTGTCAGACGAGCTCGGCCTGTTCGGCCGCTGGAGCTGGAACGACGGCAAGACCGAGATCATGGCCTTCACCGACATCGACAACAGCCTGTCGTTCGGCACCTCGATCAAGGGCACGCGCTGGGGCCGTCCCGATGATACGATCGGCCTCGCCGGCGTGACCAACGGGCTGTCGCGCGACCACCGCGCCTTCCTCGCCGCCGGCGGCCTCGGCCCGCTGATCGGCGATGGTGCGCTGAACTATCGGCGCGAGAACATCATCGAGGCCTACTACGCCTACTCGATCAACAAATACCTGACCTTCACGGCGGACTACCAGTTCGTCAACAACCCCGCCTACAACGCCGACCGCGGCCCGGTGTCGATCTTCTCCGGGCGGTTGCACGGGGATTTCTGA